A window from Zingiber officinale cultivar Zhangliang chromosome 7A, Zo_v1.1, whole genome shotgun sequence encodes these proteins:
- the LOC122002239 gene encoding non-specific lipid-transfer protein 2-like, which produces MMKLPAILILLIVAPVLLGPARAASPVTCNPMELSSCAGAILTSALPTAACCSKLKEQRPCFCQYQQNPNLRGYINSDNSKKVSKSCGVPIPAC; this is translated from the coding sequence ATGATGAAGCTGCCGGCGATCCTCATCCTCCTCATCGTTGCTCCGGTCCTCCTGGGTCCGGCGCGGGCGGCGTCGCCGGTGACTTGCAACCCGATGGAGTTGAGCTCATGCGCCGGAGCAATACTGACATCCGCGCTGCCCACCGCCGCCTGCTGCAGCAAGCTCAAGGAGCAGCGGCCCTGCTTCTGCCAGTACCAGCAGAATCCCAACCTAAGAGGCTACATAAACTCCGACAACAGCAAGAAAGTTTCCAAGTCATGCGGCGTTCCGATCCCAGCATGTTAA